The Gossypium arboreum isolate Shixiya-1 chromosome 4, ASM2569848v2, whole genome shotgun sequence DNA segment ATAATATGAGGGTTTtgattgctccacagagggagcgagagttTGCTGTACTGGTGGAGAAGGCGAAGATCACGGAGGAGGTTAAGCAAGCTGAGCGCCAAAACAGGGAGCGTGAGAGAGGTAATAACAAGAGGGATTCGCCTCGAGTTTAGTACAGAAGTCTAAGAAAAATGCCAGGACTGATGGGTAGTTAGAGCTGGGCCCCCTGTTGCTCCTACTGGATTGTACctgtgtggagattgtggtagacgcTATCAGGACGAGTGTTAGAGTAGGACTGAGGCGTGTTTGAGGTGTGGGCCGTTAGAGCACCACATTTAGGAGTGTTCGCTAAAGGCCGATCATATGCAAGCTCCGGGTTCTGGTACTATACATCCACAAATGGTAGTTTAGTAGTCACTAAGGGGTCGTGGTCAGGCTAGGGGTAGTAACGGTATGGACCATAGAcagagagcaccgggcagaggtgctggacacaTTGAGGGGAGGCAACCTACTCTTGTTTACACTGCACGTCGCTGAGAGGACAGAGATGCTCCTGACGTCATCACTGGTACGTTTCTTATTTTTGATGTATCATATCTTGCTCCGATAGACATAGGATCTACCCATTCTTTTATAGCCTGCTCTGTTGCTAAAAATCTGAGGTTATCGGTTgagagcactacgagtgaggtcaCTGTACTGAGTCCATTGGGGCAATCTATTCAGGTTAgaaaactgtatagggatgttcCGCTAGAGGTTCAAGGATTGGTatttctggctaatttgatggAGCTTCTATTTTGGGAGTTCGGCCTGATTTTGAGTATAGACAAGTTGGTCAAGCACCGTGTCAATCTGGACTGTGCGACTAAGAGGGTCGTTTTGAGAACTGAGGAGGATAATAAGGTTTTTATGATTGGAGAAGTTGGAATTATTTGGCTAATGTAATCTTTGCACTGGTGGCTGAGAAACTGGTTTGCAAAGGATGTGAGGTGTTTTTGGCCTATGttagtttttatgtttttagggACTCTACTGTAAAGGATATAAGAACTGTAAGGGATTTTTAGGACGTTTTTCCTGAGAGCTACCAGGATTACCTCTGaatcgagaagtggaatttgggattgagcttctttCTAGTACAGCTCTGGTGTCTATCACCCCCTATCGAATTGCACCAAAAGAGCTTAcgaagcttaaggctcagattcaggagttgttggatcgtgggttcatccgCCCTAGTATGTCTCCGTAGGGAGCACTGGTactgtttgttaagaaaaaggatgggtCTATGAGGACGTTTACTGACTACCGATAACTTAATAAGCTgaccattaagaacaagtataCGTTACCAAGGATCGATAATCTGTTTGACCAGTTTCGAGGAGCTTTGGTATTCTCTAAGATTGACTTAcattctgggtatcatcagttgagggttaaggaggctgatgtgcataagacaacatttaggactcgttatggttactatgagttcctagtgatgccatttggactgactaaTGCACTGGCAGccttcatggatctgatgaaccgagtatttCAGCCCTACCTAGATCAGCTCGTTGTAGTTTTCATTGACAACATATTGGTTTATTCTAAGATTGAGGATGAATATGACGAGCACCTTAGGGTGGTTCTTCAGATTTTGAGGGAAAAGTAGCTCTATACTAAATTTAGTATGTGTGAATACTGGCTGCATGAAGTAACCTTTCTGGGACccgtggtctctgctgaggggattcgtGTCGATCCTCAAAAGATTAAGACTGTAttggattggaagcagcctaaaAATGTGTCTGAGATTCGTAATTTTCTGGGACTGGTAAGCTATTATCTGCGGTTTGTTGATGGATTCTCCCTGATTGCAGCTCCCTTGACTAAGCTTCTGGGTAAGGGTGTCCTTTTCGTCTGGATTGATGcacagcaagagagctttgagaagctcaagtttATTTTGATTCAAGCTcttgttctgatacagcctgagaCTAGAAAGGAGTTTGTAGTagatagcgatgcgtcgcatgtgggtttgggttgtgttctaaTGCAGGACGGTAAGGTTGTGGCATATGCGTCTTGTCAGCTCAAGACGCATGAGgcaaactatccgacccatgatttggaactggccgATGTAGCCTTTTctttgaaaatctagaggcactatcTATACGGTGAGACGTGTATTatttacactgatcacaaaagccttagGTACTTCCTGACGCAGAGGGAGTTGAATCTTAGTCAACGTAGatagattgagctgcttaaggactatgaTTGTACTATTGAGTACCATCCTGGCAAGGtaaatgtggtggccgatgcgttGAGCCATAGGGCGATAACTGATTTGAGAGCGGTGTTCTCTCGACTTAGTCTATTCGACTATGGGAGTCTGTTGGCTTAGTTGCAAGTTAAACCGACTTGGACTAGGCAGATTCAAGATAAACAGTTCGAGGATGAATCTCTGAGTTTACGGTTCCGTTAGGTTGAGAGTGGCAGCACTATGGACTTTGGGCTGAATAGTGATGGGGTACTTTGTTTCCGTGGTCGGATTTGTATATCGAATGATACTAATTTGAGGCAGTTTACTCTGAGAAAAgtacatagtagcccttatgctatgcgtCCTAGTGGGAATAAGATATATCGAGATCTTCGAGAACTGTACTGGTGGCCAAGATTGAAGCGTGAGGTTACTAATTTCGTGGCACGATGTCTGACATGCtagtaggttaaggctgagcatcagttaccttcgagtttactgcagccagttaagattcccttATAGAAATTGGAACGAGTAACTacagacttcgttagtgggttgcccttgagtCCCACTAAAAAGGATTCTATCTGGGTCCTCGTGGATTTATTGACCAAGTCTGCGCACTCCATTCCAATTAGGAACGACTATTCTGTTTAGAAGTTGGTGAAGCTCTACATTTTTTAGATAatgagactacatggggtaccggtctcaattatttctgatagggatccttgCTTCATGtctcagttttggaaaaagttacatgaagctctgaGTTTGAGATTGGActttagtactgcgttccatcctcagaccgatggtcaatctaatAGGGTGATTTAGAtgctagaggatatgttgagaagtTGTATTATTGATTTTCGAGTGTATTATTGATTTTTGAGGTAGTTTTAAGGATTGTCTGTCGTTGGCCtagttcgcctacaataacagtttccagtcgagtattcagatggcaccttatgaggctctgtatggttgtaagtgtcgtactcctttGTGTTGGGCTGAGCTGGGCGAACGTCGAGtgttgggtcctgagttggtttctgagactgaggatAAAGTTTGACTGATTAGGGATCGTCTAAAGGCGActtctgatagacaaaagtcttatgctaatCTGAAGAGgcgtgagattgagtattctgtggggaaCTTCGTGTTttttaaggtctcgccatggaagaaggttttgaggttcggtcataagggcaagttgagccttaGGTTTGTTGGGCTTTACTAAAATTTGAAGCGAGTGGGACCggtcgcttatcagttggagttatCTCCAGAGTCAGACCATATTTATGACATAttccacgtctcgatgttgaggtgTTACCGCTCTGATCCTACTCATATTGTTCCTGTTaaagagattgaggttaggccagatttgaCCTTCGAGGAAGAGCCGGTTCAGATTCTGGATCGTAATTTAAAGGTTTTTCGAAGGAAGTctattccattagtgaaggtgctgtggcggaatcatagcactgaggaggccacgtgggagcctgaggatgcaaCGCGTCAGCAGTATGCTCATCTGttctgattaggtaaattttgaggctgaaattttcttttagggaggtagagttgtaacgcctcaaaattcctatttttgtttctgttaaaatatgacaactgtgtatctgcttcagtggttaagtgttctgggtgtgtgtgtgaggtcccaagttcaaccttaactttggaaaattttggtatttttcagATATAAGCCCTATCTCTGTTCAGTGAGCTTATATTTAAGTAATTGTAAAAGCATATCAGAATGAGTCTATTGGTTCAAGTAgttaagatgtgtgttggtgTGTAGGAGGTCTGGAGTTTGAATCCCTACTTGAGCATAAGTGTTATTTTTGCACGACGATGGACAAGAATTTCGGTTGAGTGGGGATTTTGGAGTGGTTGTAGGTTAATGGGATTAGGGGGAGTAAATTTAGGGATTGTGGAGATAATTAAGGGATGTTTGGGTATCTTTTGTCTGttttgttttattcttttttttttaaatttctttgacTTCCAAGAAAAAATCCCCAAATTTCTTACGTTGGTTCTTTGCTTCTATGCCATTCCTTTTTGTTGTTTTTCTTTTCGACTTTGTTTCTTTTTGTTCTGTCAATCGTCACACTTTAGTTCTTGTTATTTTCGTTTTGTCGCATGACTCTGGTAAGTGAAGTTTCATTATTGGGTAACTCgtgtttttgtttttaaatattgATTGGGGTCTTATGGTTGTTTTGGCAGTAGCGAATCGTGAAGACCGAGACTCCACTCTTGCGAAATTATAGTTATTTGCTATAAGTGTTGGGGTAAGAGACGAATAGTTTAATTGAACTATTGTCAATGTTGTGGTTTCTGTTTAATCGTGAATTAGGACTGATTGTGGAGTTTGGATGTCGATTTTAGGTGTTGGTCTGTTCTAGAGTGCTTTTGGTTCGAAACGACATCAGGTGTGTACCTGAAAACACAAAAAATGGGGTTTCTGCGATAGCCAAAATCCccactgtcgacgccacatgggtgtgtggtcgccCATGTGGTAGGTCGTGTACCATAACATGGACGTGTGATCAACGAGGCCAGGCCGTGTGCGcaagacatgaccgtgtgatgGCTAGGAAGGTCGTGTGCGACACATGAGCTAGAttgatttgggccgtgtgggctacacaggcgtgtgggttCATACAGGTAGTTCATACAGGCGTGTGGGATCATACGGCCAAGGCCAAATTGggccgtatgggccacacgggcaggccacatgggcgtgtgagcccatttaacTGAAATATGttctaaggttgcacgagtcgcccaagtcaactgtgaacctactgtaggatCGGTAAGCACTATTTAGACCCTCAAATGCGTGAACTATATGTGTGATGTATGTACTGagcatgatgattatatgagtgaa contains these protein-coding regions:
- the LOC128291568 gene encoding uncharacterized protein LOC128291568 gives rise to the protein MCEYWLHEVTFLGPVVSAEGIRVDPQKIKTVLDWKQPKNVSEIRNFLGLVSYYLRFVDGFSLIAAPLTKLLGKGVLFVWIDAQQESFEKLKFILIQALVLIQPETRKEFVVDSDASHVGLGCVLMQDGKVVAYASCQLKTHEANYPTHDLELADVESGSTMDFGLNSDGVLCFRGRICISNDTNLRQFTLRKVHSSPYAMRPSGNKIYRDLRELDRLKATSDRQKSYANLKRREIEYSVGNFVFFKRVGPVAYQLELSPESDHIYDIFHVSMLRCYRSDPTHIVPVKEIEVRPDLTFEEEPVQILDRNLKVFRRKSIPLVKIILKLRRIGAAEDSTITT